In one Silene latifolia isolate original U9 population chromosome 10, ASM4854445v1, whole genome shotgun sequence genomic region, the following are encoded:
- the LOC141608477 gene encoding uncharacterized protein LOC141608477 produces the protein MAQTKHFEMSIHVMIMAIIVIPGLRLARSITLNTEVDVLRALKERIDPNSIPDTAFLNTWDFALDPCESTGAHFLGVLCNIPEDNSSSRIIQLDLDGVGYDGFLTVDIGNLTELTTINLGKNKFRGPIPESITKLTKLTAFVLSDNFFTGSLPMGLRRLKRLQELDVSRNKLTGLVPSWITNFRGLQSLKMASNGFSGRIPNLAGLWQLTTLDLSGNQLFGILPQLPTSLRTLSLSHNVLSGSIHSLWTLRNLKIVDLSDNRFSGRIRGIVSLAEITTLNLSVNWFTEIQVPRFAGESTNLEVLDVQENRLQGHLPANLPTMQRLTAIYLSHNKLSGPIPRSFGVRLGAPWRRVYLDNNFLVGNVPPEFVTAKLKVKGSLAHNCLKCPRNVTMCDGGQRPAPECAGQSVSR, from the coding sequence ATGGCTCAAACCAAACATTTTGAAATGTCGATTCATGTCATGATCATGGCTATCATTGTCATACCCGGGTTGAGGTTGGCTCGCTCGATAACCTTAAATACAGAGGTTGATGTCCTGCGAGCGCTCAAAGAAAGGATTGACCCTAACTCGATTCCAGATACCGCGTTCCTTAACACCTGGGATTTTGCGCTGGACCCTTGTGAGAGTACTGGTGCTCACTTCTTAGGGGTTCTGTGCAATATCCCAGAGGATAATTCTAGTAGTAGAATAATCCAGCTTGATTTAGATGGTGTCGGCTATGACGGGTTTCTTACAGTGGACATCGGAAACCTAACGGAGCTTACAACGATAAACCTGGGCAAGAACAAGTTTAGAGGACCGATCCCTGAGAGCatcactaaactcacaaaactgACAGCATTTGTACTGTCTGATAATTTCTTCACTGGGAGTCTACCTATGGGATTAAGAAGACTTAAAAGACTCCAAGAGCTTGATGTCTCTCGGAATAAGCTAACCGGTCTAGTACCCTCCTGGATAACCAACTTCCGAGGGTTACAGTCGCTAAAAATGGCAAGCAACGGATTCTCAGGGAGAATCCCGAATCTTGCAGGGTTATGGCAACTAACCACCCTAGATTTAAGCGGAAACCAACTATTTGGGATTCTTCCTCAGCTACCTACAAGTTTAAGGACACTGTCTTTGAGCCACAATGTACTTTCAGGCAGTATTCATTCACTGTGGACACTTCGGAACCTCAAGATAGTCGACCTCAGTGATAACAGGTTCAGTGGCCGAATAAGGGGAATTGTTAGTTTAGCAGAGATCACTACCCTCAATTTGTCGGTCAATTGGTTCACCGAAATCCAAGTTCCCAGGTTTGCTGGCGAATCAACGAATCTTGAGGTGCTTGATGTGCAGGAAAACCGACTGCAAGGCCACCTACCTGCAAATTTACCAACAATGCAGAGATTGACAGCCATATATCTTAGTCATAACAAGCTATCTGGGCCTATACCCAGGAGTTTTGGGGTCAGACTTGGGGCACCTTGGAGACGGGTGTACCTAGATAACAACTTTCTTGTGGGGAATGTACCCCCAGAGTTCGTCACTGCAAAACTAAAGGTTAAAGGCAGTTTAGCTCATAACTGCCTCAAGTGCCCTAGAAACGTTACAATGTGTGACGGTGGCCAACGGCCGGCTCCAGAGTGTGCCGGGCAAAGCGTATCTAGGTGA
- the LOC141606302 gene encoding putative fructokinase-1 — MAATTTTITTNGTNPDSKGFVLTFGEMLIDFVPTVSGVSLAEAPGFLKAPGGAPANVAIAVARMGGAAGFAGKLGADEFGWMLAGILKANGVNVEGICFDEAARTALAFVTLRADGEREFMFYRNPSADMLLRPDELNLDLIRKAKIFHYGSISLIVEPCRSAHLKAMEEAKAAGALLSYDPNLRLPLWPSPEEARTKIMSIWDKAEVIKVSDNELEFLTGNSDIGDATAMSLWHPNLKLLLVTLGDHGCRYYTKTFKGSVEAFKVKAVDTTGAGDSFIGALLSKIVDDHSIIEDEPRLREALKFANACGAITTTKKGAIPALPTEAETLEFMKNYA; from the exons ATggccgcaacaacaacaacaattactaCTAACGGGACGAACCCCGACAGCAAGGGGTTCGTCCTAACATTTGGAGAGATGTTGATAGATTTCGTACCGACAGTCTCCGGGGTATCCTTAGCGGAAGCCCCGGGGTTTTTGAAAGCACCCGGGGGCGCCCCCGCTAATGTGGCTATAGCCGTAGCCAGAATGGGGGGCGCGGCCGGGTTTGCTGGGAAACTCGGTGCGGATGAGTTTGGATGGATGTTGGCTGGGATACTTAAGGCGAATGGTGTTAATGTTGAAGGGATTTGTTTTGATGAAGCGGCCAGGACGGCGTTGGCTTTTGTTACTTTGAGAGCTGATGGTGAACGGGAGTTTATGTTTTATAGGAATCCTAGTGCTGATATGTTACTTCGTCCTGATGAACTTAATCTTGATCTTATTCGTAAG GCAAAGATATTTCACTATGGGTCAATCAGCTTAATAGTGGAGCCATGTCGATCTGCTCACCTAAAAGCAATGGAAGAGGCCAAGGCAGCCGGAGCTCTACTCTCATATGATCCTAACCTCCGCTTGCCACTGTGGCCATCACCCGAGGAAGCCCGTACAAAGATTATGAGCATCTGGGACAAGGCTGAGGTCATCAAGGTCAGCGACAACGAGCTTGAATTCCTTACGGGCAACAGTGACATTGGCGATGCTACTGCTATGTCTTTGTGGCATCCTAATTTGAAGCTCCTTTTGGTCACCCTCGGTGATCATGGCTGTCGATACTACACTAAG ACCTTCAAGGGAAGTGTAGAAGCATTCAAGGTTAAGGCAGTAGATACCACAGGTGCTGGCGACTCCTTTATTGGTGCTCTTCTAAGCAAGATAGTCGATGACCACTCTATTATTGAG GACGAACCAAGATTGAGAGAAGCATTGAAATTTGCTAATGCATGCGGAGCCATTACCACGACTAAGAAAGGAGCAATCCCTGCTCTTCCAACAGAAGCTGAAACCCTGGAGTTCATGAAGAACTACGCATAA
- the LOC141606303 gene encoding calmodulin-like protein 3, with product FISSIPTPTLPKYTSHIPTSLLTVTISTPPPKPPSHTIDMADVRRVFDMFDQNGDGRITMGELNTSLHNMGIFIPNDDLAQMINQIDINGDGCVDDHEFESLYKLIMEREGDDGQDDEDDIKEAFNIFDKNGDGFISVEELRFVLESLGLNQGRSLEDCKLMIMKVDVDGDGRVNFKEFKKMMKEGGLASFN from the coding sequence TTCATTTCTTCTATTCCAACACCAACACTTCCAAAATATACATCCCACATTCCCACCTCCCTCCTCACCGTCACCATTTCGACACCGCCACCAAAACCGCCATCTCACACAATAGACATGGCGGACGTAAGGCGGGTATTCGACATGTTCGACCAAAATGGTGACGGGAGGATAACAATGGGAGAGCTTAACACATCTTTACATAACATGGGCATATTTATTCCAAACGATGACCTAGCTCAAATGATCAACCAAATTGACATAAACGGAGACGGTTGTGTCGATGATCACGAGTTCGAATCCTTGTATAAACTTATTATGGAAAGGGAAGGTGATGATGGTCAAGATGATGAGGATGATATTAAAGAAGCTTTTAATATTTTTGATAAAAATGGAGATGGATTTATTTCTGTTGAAGAACTTAGATTTGTTCTTGAATCTCTTGGTTTGAATCAAGGTAGAAGTTTAGAGGATTGTAAACTTATGATTATGAAGGTTGATGTTGATGGAGATGGGAGAGTTAATTTTAAGGAGTTTAAGAAAATGATGAAGGAGGGTGGTTTGGCttcatttaattaa